From one Paeniglutamicibacter psychrophenolicus genomic stretch:
- a CDS encoding acyl carrier protein, with protein sequence MASNEEILAGLAEIVNEETGLETEAVEMDKSFTEDLDIDSISMMTIVVNAEEKFDVKIPDEEVKNLKTVADAVNFIAGAQA encoded by the coding sequence ATGGCTAGCAACGAAGAGATTCTGGCCGGCTTGGCCGAGATCGTCAACGAAGAGACCGGTCTGGAGACCGAAGCGGTCGAAATGGACAAGTCCTTCACCGAGGACCTGGACATCGACTCCATCTCGATGATGACCATCGTCGTCAACGCCGAAGAGAAGTTCGACGTGAAGATCCCGGACGAAGAGGTCAAGAACCTCAAGACCGTTGCCGATGCAGTGAACTTCATCGCCGGCGCA